From a region of the Mycolicibacterium sp. MU0050 genome:
- a CDS encoding amidohydrolase family protein, which produces MHKDDMILISVDDHIIEPPDMFKNHLPAKYVDEAPRLVHNADGSDTWQFRDVVIPNVALNAVAGRPKEEYGLEPQGLDEIRPGCYDAAERVKDMSAGGVLATMNFPSFPGFAARLFATDDDEFSMALVRAYNDWHIDEWCGSHPGRFIPMAIPAIWNPQLCAQEIRRVADKGVHSLTFTENPSTLGYPSFHDLEYWRPVWEALVDTETVMNVHIGSSGKLAITAPDAPMDVMITLQPMNIVQAAADLLWSAPIKEFPTLKIALSEGGTGWIPYFLDRVDRTFEMHSTWTHQDFGGKLPSEVFREHFMTCFISDPVGVKNRHLIGVDNICWEMDYPHSDSMWPGAPEELWAVFDTYEVSDEEINKITHENAMRLYQFDPFAHIPKDQATVGALRKSVEGHDVSIRALSHERDPNTSSGMDALTAAAQANSSAR; this is translated from the coding sequence ATGCACAAGGACGACATGATTTTGATTTCGGTGGATGATCACATCATTGAGCCGCCGGATATGTTCAAGAATCATTTGCCGGCGAAGTATGTCGATGAGGCGCCGCGGTTGGTGCATAACGCTGATGGCTCGGATACCTGGCAGTTTCGGGATGTGGTGATTCCGAATGTGGCGCTCAATGCGGTGGCGGGCCGGCCCAAGGAGGAGTACGGGCTGGAGCCGCAGGGTCTTGATGAGATTCGGCCCGGGTGTTATGACGCTGCGGAGCGGGTCAAGGACATGAGTGCCGGTGGGGTGTTGGCGACGATGAATTTTCCGTCGTTTCCCGGGTTCGCCGCGCGGTTGTTCGCCACCGATGATGACGAGTTTTCGATGGCGTTGGTGCGGGCGTACAACGATTGGCATATCGATGAGTGGTGCGGGTCGCATCCGGGGCGGTTCATTCCGATGGCGATTCCGGCGATCTGGAATCCGCAGTTGTGTGCCCAGGAGATTCGGCGGGTGGCCGACAAGGGTGTGCATTCGTTGACGTTCACCGAGAATCCTTCGACGTTGGGGTATCCGTCGTTTCATGACCTGGAGTACTGGCGGCCGGTGTGGGAGGCGCTGGTCGATACCGAGACGGTGATGAATGTGCACATCGGGTCGTCGGGGAAGTTGGCGATCACCGCCCCGGATGCGCCGATGGACGTGATGATCACGTTGCAGCCGATGAACATCGTGCAGGCCGCCGCGGATTTGTTGTGGTCGGCGCCGATCAAGGAGTTCCCGACGCTCAAGATCGCGCTCAGTGAGGGCGGCACGGGCTGGATTCCGTATTTCCTGGATCGGGTGGACCGGACCTTCGAGATGCATTCGACCTGGACGCATCAGGATTTCGGGGGCAAGTTGCCCTCGGAGGTGTTCCGGGAGCATTTCATGACGTGTTTCATCTCCGATCCGGTTGGGGTGAAGAACCGGCATCTGATCGGGGTGGACAACATCTGCTGGGAGATGGACTATCCGCATTCGGATTCGATGTGGCCCGGGGCGCCCGAGGAGTTGTGGGCGGTGTTCGACACCTACGAAGTCAGCGACGAGGAGATCAACAAGATTACCCACGAGAACGCCATGCGGCTCTACCAGTTCGACCCGTTCGCCCACATCCCCAAGGACCAGGCCACCGTCGGGGCGCTGCGCAAATCCGTCGAGGGCCACGACGTGTCGATCCGGGCACTGTCGCACGAGCGGGACCCCAACACCAGCAGCGGCATGGACGCCCTGACCGCCGCCGCCCAAGCCAACTCCTCAGCCCGCTAA
- a CDS encoding TIGR03619 family F420-dependent LLM class oxidoreductase — MDLGYVSLNTPDDIAPDVLGAELEARGFESLWVGEHPQVPVASSTGLPRRLVAAQKQMWDPLLALTLAAGATEKLRLGTAVALPLERELFTLAKQVATLDRISRGRLLFGVGVGVRAELEAATRAVAWPQRYRALDDMVAALDALWTQDESTHHGEFFDFEPVWSYPKPHQRPRPPLLTAATGPKALRSCLRWADGWLPGDAALGDVPGALARFRDLAHDAGRDPATLDLTIMVWGEPTPEALAGYRELGFNRAVLGGGRRDSTDPTATLPFLDRCAAMIEQLG, encoded by the coding sequence ATGGATCTGGGTTACGTCTCGTTGAACACCCCCGATGACATCGCGCCGGACGTGCTGGGTGCGGAGCTGGAGGCGCGGGGCTTCGAGTCGCTGTGGGTGGGGGAGCACCCGCAGGTGCCCGTCGCGTCGAGCACCGGGCTGCCGCGCCGATTGGTCGCCGCGCAGAAGCAGATGTGGGACCCGCTGTTGGCGTTGACGTTGGCGGCCGGAGCCACCGAGAAACTTCGGTTGGGCACCGCTGTCGCGCTTCCGCTGGAGCGTGAATTATTCACGCTCGCAAAACAAGTCGCCACCCTGGATCGGATCAGTCGGGGTCGGTTGTTGTTCGGGGTCGGCGTCGGGGTGCGCGCCGAACTCGAGGCGGCGACCCGGGCCGTCGCCTGGCCGCAGCGCTACCGCGCGCTCGACGACATGGTGGCGGCACTCGACGCGCTGTGGACGCAGGACGAATCGACGCACCACGGCGAATTCTTCGACTTCGAGCCGGTGTGGTCGTATCCCAAGCCGCACCAGCGGCCGCGTCCGCCGCTGCTGACCGCGGCCACCGGACCCAAGGCGCTGCGGTCGTGCCTGAGGTGGGCGGACGGCTGGCTGCCCGGCGATGCGGCCCTCGGCGACGTGCCGGGCGCCCTGGCGCGGTTCCGGGACCTCGCGCACGACGCGGGACGCGATCCCGCGACGTTGGATCTGACCATCATGGTGTGGGGTGAGCCCACCCCGGAGGCGTTGGCCGGTTACCGCGAGCTGGGCTTCAACCGCGCCGTGCTGGGCGGTGGTCGCCGCGACAGCACCGATCCGACGGCCACGCTGCCGTTCCTCGACCGCTGTGCCGCCATGATCGAGCAGTTGGGCTGA
- a CDS encoding acyl-CoA dehydrogenase family protein produces the protein MDKESLDMLEASLRKTMLSASGPALDAALTEMGWAEMLSEAAESAVPLVFRLLGETGSHASVLVDVVLHATGNEVGADVELPLPYAGNTWVVWERGAEGDAAALGGLPLRREEEGYPIRLAEARLAVGWWLVGSARAMLALARQHALDRVQFGKPIASFQAVRHRLAETLVAIEGAEATLTLPGTDNPDLTALLAKAAAGKAALTAAKHCQQVLGGIGFTEEHDLHVHVKRALVLDGLLGSSRELTRRAGAGLRARGSVPRLAQL, from the coding sequence GTGGACAAAGAGTCGCTCGACATGCTCGAGGCCTCCCTCCGCAAGACCATGCTGTCCGCGTCCGGCCCCGCCCTCGATGCCGCCCTGACCGAGATGGGCTGGGCCGAGATGCTGTCCGAGGCCGCGGAGTCCGCGGTCCCCCTGGTGTTTCGCCTGTTGGGCGAAACCGGCTCGCACGCTTCGGTTCTGGTGGACGTGGTGCTCCACGCGACCGGCAACGAGGTCGGCGCCGACGTGGAGCTGCCGCTGCCCTACGCCGGCAACACCTGGGTGGTGTGGGAGCGCGGTGCCGAGGGCGACGCTGCGGCCCTGGGCGGACTGCCGCTGCGCCGCGAGGAAGAGGGTTACCCGATCCGGCTCGCCGAGGCGCGCCTCGCCGTGGGCTGGTGGCTGGTCGGGTCCGCCCGGGCGATGTTGGCCCTGGCCCGCCAGCATGCGCTGGACCGGGTGCAGTTCGGCAAGCCCATCGCGTCCTTCCAGGCGGTCCGACACCGGTTGGCCGAAACCCTGGTGGCCATCGAGGGCGCCGAGGCGACGCTGACGCTGCCCGGCACCGACAACCCCGACCTGACCGCACTACTGGCCAAGGCCGCGGCAGGCAAGGCCGCGCTGACCGCCGCCAAGCACTGCCAGCAGGTGCTCGGCGGAATCGGGTTCACCGAGGAGCACGACCTGCATGTGCACGTGAAGCGCGCGCTGGTGCTCGACGGGTTGCTCGGCAGCTCAAGGGAACTCACTCGGAGGGCCGGGGCCGGGCTGCGGGCGCGCGGATCGGTCCCCCGGCTGGCCCAGCTGTAA
- a CDS encoding acyl-CoA dehydrogenase family protein — translation MTELHEPAAFRTALRAWLDENDLSAPPGDDSLDAHQAQHLRVLKALYDAGWMRYGWPESAGGLGGPDILRAIVGEEIVGRRLDHPGPYSMLEVLTPTMIDYARPELAAEMVPKLLSGQESWCQGFSEPGAGSDLASLSTRAERRGDSWVINGQKVWTSFAQYATRCVLLTRTGGPDTPSHQAITAFFVDLDTPGVTVRPLRTMHDVDEFCEVYFDDVVVDDSRMLGEPGDGWQLAMDLLPYERSTCFWQRIAYLYSRFDALVDEVKRQGQVIDAEMGDAYLALHTLRCRSRATQHRLAEGQKLGPDTSIDKVLLAGAEQQLYDTVHNLLPGVIELDDTDWRTEYLYSRAATIYGGTGEVQRNIIARRLLDLGKE, via the coding sequence ATGACCGAACTGCACGAACCCGCCGCGTTCCGGACCGCGCTGCGCGCCTGGCTGGACGAGAACGACCTGAGCGCCCCGCCCGGGGACGACAGCCTGGACGCGCATCAGGCGCAGCACCTGCGCGTGCTCAAGGCCCTGTACGACGCGGGCTGGATGCGGTACGGCTGGCCGGAATCCGCCGGCGGGCTCGGCGGTCCGGACATCCTGCGGGCGATCGTCGGCGAGGAGATCGTCGGGCGTCGCCTCGACCATCCCGGGCCGTACTCGATGCTCGAGGTGCTGACCCCGACGATGATCGACTACGCCCGCCCGGAGCTGGCCGCCGAGATGGTCCCGAAGTTGTTGTCCGGCCAGGAATCCTGGTGTCAGGGCTTCTCGGAACCAGGCGCCGGCAGCGATCTGGCATCGCTGAGCACCCGGGCCGAGCGGCGCGGAGACAGCTGGGTCATCAACGGCCAGAAGGTGTGGACCAGCTTCGCCCAGTACGCCACGCGGTGTGTCCTGCTCACCCGCACCGGCGGTCCGGACACCCCGAGTCATCAGGCCATCACCGCCTTCTTCGTCGATCTGGACACCCCGGGTGTCACCGTGCGGCCGCTGCGGACCATGCACGACGTCGACGAGTTCTGCGAGGTCTACTTCGACGACGTGGTGGTCGACGACAGCCGGATGCTGGGTGAACCCGGCGACGGCTGGCAGCTGGCGATGGACCTGCTGCCCTACGAACGCTCGACCTGCTTCTGGCAGCGCATCGCCTACCTGTACTCGCGCTTCGACGCACTTGTCGACGAGGTCAAGCGGCAGGGGCAGGTCATCGACGCGGAGATGGGCGACGCCTATCTGGCCTTGCACACGTTGCGCTGCCGGTCGCGGGCCACCCAGCATCGCCTCGCCGAGGGCCAGAAGCTGGGCCCGGACACCTCGATCGACAAGGTGTTGTTGGCCGGCGCGGAACAACAGCTCTACGACACGGTGCACAATTTGTTGCCGGGTGTCATCGAGCTCGATGACACCGACTGGCGCACCGAGTACCTATACTCGCGCGCCGCCACCATCTACGGCGGCACCGGCGAGGTGCAGCGCAACATCATCGCGCGTCGGCTGCTGGACCTCGGGAAGGAGTGA
- a CDS encoding acyl-CoA dehydrogenase family protein: protein MSGGMSFELTEDQQLIRKSVAELASKFDDHYWMTKDQEHEFPQEFYDAIAKGGWLGMTIPEQYGGHGLGITEATILAEEVARSGGAMNAASAIHLSIFGMQPVVVFGSDEMKAATLPRIVNGDLHVCFGVTEPGAGLDTSRITTFAKRDGDHYVVNGRKVWISKALESEKILLLARTTPYDEVTKKTDGLSLFLTDLDRDRVEIRPIKKMGRNAVSSNELFIDDLRVPVEDRIGEEGKGFQYILHGLNPERMLIAAEALGIGRVALDRAVKYANERHVFDRPIGMNQGIQFPLADSLARLDAAELILRKATWLYDNGKPCGREANMAKYLCADAGFGAADRALQTHGGMGYSEEYNISRFFRESRLMKIAPVSQEMILNFLGSHVLGLPRSY from the coding sequence ATGTCTGGCGGAATGAGCTTCGAGCTGACCGAGGACCAGCAGCTGATCCGGAAATCGGTCGCCGAGTTGGCGTCGAAGTTCGACGACCACTACTGGATGACCAAGGACCAGGAGCACGAGTTTCCGCAGGAGTTCTACGACGCCATCGCCAAGGGCGGCTGGCTCGGGATGACCATCCCGGAGCAGTACGGCGGCCACGGTCTGGGGATCACCGAGGCCACCATCCTCGCCGAGGAGGTGGCCCGCTCGGGCGGTGCGATGAACGCCGCCAGCGCCATCCACCTGTCGATCTTCGGCATGCAGCCGGTGGTGGTGTTCGGCTCCGACGAGATGAAGGCGGCGACCCTGCCCCGCATCGTCAACGGCGACCTGCACGTCTGCTTCGGTGTCACCGAGCCCGGTGCGGGCCTTGACACCTCGCGCATCACCACGTTTGCCAAGCGCGACGGCGACCACTATGTGGTCAACGGCCGCAAGGTCTGGATCTCCAAGGCGCTCGAGTCCGAAAAGATCCTGCTGCTGGCCCGCACCACGCCCTATGACGAGGTGACGAAGAAGACCGACGGCCTGTCGCTGTTCCTCACCGACCTCGACCGCGACCGGGTGGAGATCCGGCCCATCAAGAAGATGGGCCGCAACGCGGTCTCCTCCAACGAGCTGTTCATCGACGACCTGCGGGTGCCCGTCGAGGACCGGATCGGCGAGGAGGGCAAGGGATTCCAGTACATCCTGCACGGCCTGAACCCGGAGCGGATGCTGATCGCGGCCGAGGCGCTCGGCATCGGGCGGGTGGCCCTGGATCGGGCCGTCAAGTACGCCAACGAACGGCATGTGTTCGACCGGCCGATCGGGATGAACCAGGGCATCCAGTTCCCGCTGGCAGACTCGTTGGCCCGACTCGACGCCGCCGAGTTGATCCTGCGCAAGGCGACCTGGCTCTACGACAACGGCAAGCCGTGCGGGCGTGAGGCCAACATGGCCAAATACCTCTGTGCCGACGCCGGTTTCGGCGCCGCCGACCGGGCGCTGCAGACCCACGGCGGGATGGGCTACTCCGAGGAGTACAACATCTCCCGGTTCTTCCGCGAGTCGCGCCTGATGAAGATCGCTCCGGTCAGCCAGGAGATGATCCTGAACTTCCTCGGCTCCCACGTGCTGGGCCTGCCCCGCAGCTACTGA
- a CDS encoding aromatic ring-hydroxylating dioxygenase subunit alpha, producing the protein MAFFPKPAVGSWTENWPELGTAPVDYTDSIDPEHWKLEQQAIFRKLWLHVGRVERLPKTGSYFTREMPSVGPGTSIIINKDKDGQIRAFYNLCRHRGNKLVWNDYPGEETSGSCRQFTCKYHAWRYALNGELTFIQQEDEFFDVDKADYPLKSVRCEVWEGFIFVNFDDDAEPLEDYLGEFGQGLKGYPFHEMTEVYSYRSEIKANWKLFIDAFVEFYHAPILHMKQATKEEAEKLAKVGFEALHYDIKDQHSMISSWGGMSPPKDLNMVKPIERVLHSGLFGPWDRPDIKGILPDELPPAVNPARQKTWGQDSFEFFPNFTLLLWVPGWYLTYNYWPTGVDTHIFEANLYFVPPKNTRQRLSQELAAVTFKEYALQDANTLEATQTQIGTRAVTEFPLCDQEILLRHLHHTAHKYVDKYKAEQAAAEAAKTNGNVKDSAHV; encoded by the coding sequence ATGGCGTTCTTCCCCAAACCGGCTGTAGGCAGCTGGACCGAGAACTGGCCGGAGCTTGGCACCGCCCCGGTCGACTACACCGACTCCATCGATCCGGAACACTGGAAGCTCGAGCAGCAGGCCATCTTCCGCAAGCTATGGCTGCACGTCGGTCGCGTCGAGCGACTGCCGAAGACCGGTAGCTACTTCACCCGCGAGATGCCGTCGGTGGGCCCCGGCACGTCGATCATCATCAACAAGGACAAGGACGGCCAGATCCGGGCGTTCTACAACCTGTGCCGGCACCGCGGCAACAAGCTGGTGTGGAACGACTACCCCGGCGAGGAGACCTCCGGCAGCTGCCGGCAGTTCACCTGCAAGTACCACGCCTGGCGCTATGCGTTGAACGGCGAACTGACGTTCATCCAGCAGGAGGACGAGTTCTTCGACGTCGACAAGGCGGACTACCCGCTGAAGTCGGTGCGGTGCGAGGTCTGGGAAGGCTTCATCTTCGTCAACTTCGACGACGACGCCGAGCCGCTCGAGGACTACCTGGGTGAGTTCGGCCAGGGGTTGAAGGGCTACCCGTTCCACGAGATGACCGAGGTCTACAGCTACCGCTCCGAGATCAAGGCGAACTGGAAGCTGTTCATCGACGCCTTCGTCGAGTTCTACCACGCGCCGATCCTGCACATGAAGCAGGCGACCAAGGAAGAGGCCGAGAAGCTGGCCAAGGTCGGGTTCGAGGCGCTGCACTACGACATCAAGGACCAGCATTCGATGATCTCGTCCTGGGGTGGCATGAGCCCGCCCAAGGACCTCAACATGGTCAAGCCTATCGAGCGGGTGCTGCACAGCGGGCTGTTCGGTCCGTGGGACCGCCCGGACATCAAGGGCATCCTGCCCGACGAGCTGCCGCCGGCGGTCAACCCGGCCCGGCAAAAGACCTGGGGCCAGGACTCTTTCGAGTTCTTCCCGAACTTCACGCTGCTGTTGTGGGTGCCGGGCTGGTACCTCACCTACAACTACTGGCCGACCGGTGTGGACACCCACATCTTCGAGGCGAACCTGTACTTCGTCCCGCCGAAGAACACCCGCCAGCGGTTGAGCCAGGAACTGGCCGCGGTGACGTTCAAGGAGTACGCCCTGCAGGACGCCAACACCCTGGAGGCCACGCAGACCCAGATCGGGACGCGGGCGGTCACCGAATTCCCGCTCTGCGACCAGGAAATCCTGCTGCGGCACCTGCACCACACCGCGCACAAGTACGTCGACAAGTACAAGGCAGAACAGGCCGCCGCCGAGGCAGCCAAGACCAACGGGAATGTGAAGGACAGCGCACATGTCTGA
- a CDS encoding TetR/AcrR family transcriptional regulator has product MAASPRRVGAETSKTRDALLDCVERLLLAKGYASISYRTLASEAGVTPSLVQYYFPTLDDIFLSAIRRYAEKNLEYLTKILREHPDDPLRTLWSYNQREATGALMTEFMALGNHRKSIQAEIAKVTKRMRKVQVDALVAKYGKDARLGELSLPALQLLMSGIPKFLSLEEGVGVKTAHREVTTAFEKYLDSVADTPSSAPKTQAARRS; this is encoded by the coding sequence ATGGCAGCTTCACCGCGGCGCGTCGGCGCCGAGACGTCCAAGACGCGGGACGCCCTGCTCGACTGCGTGGAGCGGCTGCTGCTCGCCAAGGGCTACGCCAGCATCAGCTACCGCACCCTGGCCTCGGAGGCCGGGGTCACGCCCAGCCTGGTGCAGTACTACTTCCCCACGCTCGACGACATCTTCCTCTCGGCGATCCGTCGCTACGCCGAGAAGAACCTCGAGTACCTGACGAAGATCCTGCGGGAGCACCCCGACGACCCATTGCGCACCCTGTGGAGCTACAACCAGCGCGAGGCCACCGGCGCGCTGATGACCGAGTTCATGGCGCTGGGCAATCATCGGAAGTCCATCCAGGCCGAAATCGCCAAGGTGACCAAGCGGATGCGCAAGGTTCAGGTGGACGCGCTGGTGGCGAAGTACGGCAAGGACGCCCGACTCGGCGAGTTGTCGCTGCCCGCGTTGCAGCTGCTGATGTCGGGCATACCGAAATTCCTGAGCCTCGAAGAGGGTGTCGGCGTCAAGACGGCGCACCGCGAGGTCACCACGGCGTTCGAGAAGTACCTGGACTCGGTCGCCGACACACCGTCGTCGGCACCCAAGACCCAGGCCGCACGGCGGTCCTGA
- a CDS encoding nuclear transport factor 2 family protein: MTQPTDKPTRTEDLIEIQQVLAKYAVTITQGDIEGLTSVFTPDGTYSAFGETYTLNRFPVLVDAAPKGLFMTGTALVDLVEGADTATGTQPLCFIEHSKHDMRIGYYRDTYERTPDGWRLKTRAMTFIRRSGDHDHGRPHAIGRPEAG; this comes from the coding sequence ATGACTCAGCCAACTGACAAGCCGACCCGCACCGAGGATCTGATCGAGATCCAACAGGTGCTCGCCAAGTACGCGGTCACCATCACCCAGGGTGACATCGAGGGTCTCACCAGTGTTTTCACCCCGGACGGCACCTACAGCGCGTTCGGCGAGACCTACACACTGAACCGCTTCCCCGTCCTCGTCGACGCCGCGCCCAAGGGACTGTTCATGACGGGCACCGCGCTGGTCGACCTGGTCGAGGGCGCCGACACCGCCACCGGCACCCAGCCGCTGTGTTTCATCGAGCACTCCAAGCACGACATGCGCATCGGCTACTACCGCGACACCTACGAGCGCACCCCGGACGGCTGGCGACTGAAGACCCGCGCCATGACCTTCATCCGGCGCAGCGGCGACCACGACCACGGCCGGCCGCACGCGATCGGCAGGCCCGAAGCCGGATGA
- a CDS encoding amidohydrolase family protein — MLTLKAAGLLDVDAGEIIRPGVVRVDGDRIVGIGDGPTGPEDQVIDLGDSILLPGLMDMEVNLLMGGRGENPGLSQVQDDPPTRVLRAVGNARRTLRAGFTTVRNLGLFVKTGGYLLDVALGRAIDAGLIDGPRVVPAGHAITPTGGHLDPTMFAAFMPGVLELTIEEGIANGVDEIRKAVRYQIKHGAQLIKVCCSGGVMSLTGEAGAQHYSDEELRVIVDEAHRRGLRVAAHTHGAEAVKHAVACGIDCIEHGFLMDDEAIQMLVDNDRFLVSTRRLAEAMDVSKAPKVLQDKAAEMFPKARTSIKAAYEAGVKIAVGTDAPAIPHGKNADELVTLVEWGLPPAAVLRAATVVAADLINVTDRGRLAEGLLADIIAVPGDPLADITVTRNVNFVMKGGKVFRNDSAN, encoded by the coding sequence GTGCTCACCCTCAAAGCGGCCGGACTGCTCGACGTCGATGCCGGGGAGATCATTCGCCCCGGCGTCGTCCGTGTCGACGGCGATCGGATCGTCGGGATCGGCGACGGGCCGACGGGCCCCGAGGATCAGGTCATCGATCTCGGCGACTCGATCCTGCTGCCGGGCCTGATGGACATGGAGGTCAACCTGCTGATGGGCGGCCGGGGCGAAAACCCCGGCCTGTCCCAGGTGCAGGACGACCCGCCGACCCGGGTGTTGCGCGCCGTCGGCAACGCCCGCCGCACGCTGCGCGCGGGCTTCACCACGGTGCGCAACCTCGGGTTGTTCGTCAAGACCGGCGGATACCTCCTGGACGTCGCGCTCGGCCGGGCGATCGACGCCGGCCTGATCGACGGCCCCCGGGTGGTGCCCGCCGGCCACGCGATCACGCCGACCGGCGGGCACCTGGATCCGACGATGTTTGCTGCCTTCATGCCCGGCGTGCTCGAGCTCACCATCGAGGAGGGCATCGCCAACGGGGTCGACGAGATCCGCAAGGCGGTGCGCTACCAGATCAAGCACGGCGCGCAGCTCATCAAGGTGTGCTGCTCCGGTGGGGTGATGTCGCTGACCGGAGAGGCCGGCGCGCAACACTATTCGGACGAGGAGCTGCGGGTCATCGTCGACGAGGCGCACCGGCGCGGGCTGCGCGTGGCCGCGCACACCCACGGCGCCGAGGCCGTCAAGCACGCCGTGGCCTGCGGGATCGACTGCATCGAGCACGGCTTCCTGATGGACGACGAGGCCATCCAGATGCTGGTGGACAACGATCGGTTTTTGGTGAGCACCCGGCGGCTGGCCGAGGCGATGGATGTGTCCAAGGCGCCGAAGGTGCTGCAGGACAAGGCCGCCGAGATGTTCCCGAAGGCGCGCACCTCCATCAAGGCGGCCTACGAGGCCGGCGTCAAGATCGCCGTCGGCACCGACGCCCCCGCGATTCCGCACGGCAAGAACGCCGACGAGCTGGTCACGTTGGTGGAATGGGGCCTGCCGCCGGCCGCGGTGCTGCGTGCCGCCACCGTGGTGGCCGCCGATCTGATCAACGTCACCGACCGGGGCCGGTTGGCCGAGGGACTGCTGGCGGACATCATCGCCGTGCCCGGCGATCCCCTGGCCGACATCACCGTTACACGGAATGTGAACTTTGTAATGAAGGGAGGTAAGGTCTTCCGCAATGACTCAGCCAACTGA
- a CDS encoding LLM class flavin-dependent oxidoreductase — translation MPKRMIFTLLVMNSVGHNFHGGWRHPEARNREFKTFDMWVDLAKKAERARFDAFFFTDLLGAQGEHNGSRDVVFEQAMNVPIGDCTMLLPVLARETSDIGLMYTSSVIQQHPFAFARQVSTLDHLSNGRVGWNIVTSANERAFANFGVPGGLTHDQRYEWAQEYVDVTYKLWEASWDLGAVVDDPARGVYTDPTKVHDINHIGERYRVEGYNLMEPSPQRTPLLAQAGGSPVGLDFASRHAEVMFLSAFTPEAIAEQVKTVRGLARSHGRQDEDILFLQGLMFVVGSTDEEANRKWMELEEWRSQEAQAAYFASLSGMDLGQYDADTPLADIVETMPGIRGAFLSLINAWPPGSKPTIRDFLSTMSLPQMVVGSPETIATRLLEFQAAGSDGVQVMNMLMPQSYDEFFEHVVPVLQDKGLIQTEYRPGTLRQKIFDTDRPHISERHPAHRYRGMFC, via the coding sequence GTGCCCAAACGAATGATCTTCACGCTGCTGGTGATGAATTCCGTCGGCCACAATTTTCACGGCGGGTGGCGGCATCCGGAGGCGCGCAACCGCGAGTTCAAGACCTTCGACATGTGGGTGGACCTCGCGAAGAAGGCCGAGCGAGCACGCTTCGATGCGTTCTTCTTCACCGATCTGCTCGGCGCGCAGGGCGAGCACAACGGCTCCCGCGACGTGGTGTTCGAACAGGCGATGAACGTGCCGATCGGTGACTGCACAATGTTGCTTCCCGTGCTCGCGCGCGAAACCTCCGACATCGGCCTGATGTACACCAGTTCGGTGATCCAGCAGCACCCGTTCGCCTTCGCCCGACAGGTGTCCACGCTGGATCACCTCAGCAACGGCCGGGTGGGCTGGAACATCGTGACGTCGGCCAACGAGCGGGCGTTCGCCAACTTCGGCGTTCCCGGCGGCCTCACGCATGACCAGCGCTACGAGTGGGCGCAGGAGTACGTCGACGTCACCTACAAGCTGTGGGAGGCGTCGTGGGATCTCGGCGCCGTCGTCGACGACCCGGCCCGCGGCGTCTACACCGATCCGACCAAGGTGCACGACATCAACCACATCGGTGAGCGCTACCGGGTCGAGGGCTACAACCTGATGGAACCCTCCCCGCAGCGCACCCCGCTGTTGGCGCAGGCCGGTGGATCCCCGGTCGGGTTGGACTTCGCCAGTCGACACGCCGAGGTGATGTTCCTGTCGGCCTTCACCCCGGAAGCCATTGCCGAGCAGGTGAAGACGGTCCGTGGGCTGGCGCGCTCACATGGCCGCCAGGACGAGGACATCCTGTTCCTGCAGGGTCTGATGTTTGTCGTCGGCTCTACCGACGAAGAGGCCAACCGGAAGTGGATGGAACTGGAGGAGTGGCGATCTCAGGAGGCGCAGGCCGCCTACTTCGCCAGTCTCAGCGGCATGGACCTCGGGCAGTACGACGCGGACACTCCGCTGGCGGACATCGTCGAGACGATGCCGGGCATCCGTGGCGCCTTCCTGTCCTTGATCAACGCGTGGCCGCCGGGCAGCAAGCCGACCATCCGGGACTTCCTGAGCACGATGTCATTACCGCAGATGGTGGTCGGCTCGCCAGAGACCATCGCGACCCGGCTGCTGGAATTTCAGGCGGCCGGCTCGGACGGCGTGCAGGTGATGAACATGCTGATGCCGCAGAGTTACGACGAATTCTTCGAGCACGTCGTCCCGGTGTTGCAGGACAAGGGCCTGATCCAGACCGAGTATCGTCCGGGAACGTTGCGGCAGAAGATCTTCGATACCGATCGGCCGCATATTTCCGAGCGGCACCCGGCCCACCGCTACCGCGGCATGTTCTGTTGA